The sequence GTCTACCCGCCGGCCGAGGGCGAGGACAGCGACGCCTTCCACGCCGAGATCGTGTACGCGATCACCCCGTCGACCGAGCACACCACCTACGACTTCTGGGCGGTGGCCCGCGACTTCGCCGTGGACGACGAGTCGGTCAGCGAGTACCTGCACCAGAGCAACCACACGGTGGTCATGCAGGACGTGACGGCGCTGAACATCCTGGAGCAGGTGATCGCGTCCGAGCCGGACAGGTACCAGGAACTCAGCATCAACATCGACACCGGCGGGCTGGCCGCCCGACGCCTGCTCGCGCGGCTGGTCGAGGCGGGGACGGTCGGTGCGTCGGGGACGGTGGGAGCGCCACGATGACCGCGCCGGCCCGCATGCTCACCGGCGACCGGGTCTACCGGATCCACTGGATGCCGGGCACCGACACCCTGCGCGGGATCTGCCACTGCGGCGCCGAGAGCAGCGCCGAGGAGCCCGTGGAGCTGTGGGAGTGGCTGCTGGCCCACCCGCGTGGCCACCACGTGTCAGCGGTGGTCCCGCCGGCACCGCAGCCCCCGGCCCGCACCTCGGCGCCGGCATGAGCGGCGACGAGCTGGCCGGCACGGAGCTGGTGGTCGCCGCCCGGGACGAGGTGGCCACCAACGTCGTCGTGTTGACCCTGCGCCGCCCCGGCGGCGGAGACCTGCCCGGCTGGACGCCGGGCGCGCACGTCGGTCTGGAGCTGGACCCCGACCTGGTGCGCCAGTACTCGCTCTGCGGTGACCCGGCGGACCGATCCGCGCTGCACGTCGCCGTGCAGCTCGAACCGGGCGGGCGCGGCGGCTCCCGCCACGTGCACGAGCGCCTCACGCCCGGCACCGCCGTCCGGGTGCGCGGGCCACGGAACAACTTCCGGCTGGTCGCGGCGCAGCGGTACCTCTTCATCGCCGGTGGCATCGGCATCACCCCGATCAGGCCGATGGTCGCCGCGGCCGACCTCGCCGGGGCCGACTGGCGGCTGGTGTACGGCGGACGCAGCCGCGCCACCATGGCGTTCGCCGCCGCGCTGCGGGCCAGGTACGGCGACCGCGTCAGCCTGTGTCCGCAGGACGAGACCGGGTTGCTGGACCTGGACGGGTTGCTGCACCGGCCGCCCGACGGGCTCGTCTACTGCTGCGGCCCGGAGGCCCTGATCGACGCGGTGCAGCAGCGCTGCCGGGCGTGGCCGCCGGGCCGGCTGCACGTCGAGCGGTTCGCCCCGGTCGCCGCCGATGCGGGTGTCGAGGCGGCCGTCGAGGCCGCCGTCGAGGTGGAACTCACGCTCTCCGGTCGGATGGTCACCGTGCCACCGGGCACGCCGATCCTGCGGGCGGTGGAGGAGGCCGGCGTGCAGGTGCTCTCCTCGTGCCGCGAAGGCACCTGCGGCACCTGCGAGACGACGGTGCTGGCCGGCGTGCCGGACCACCGCGACAGCCTGCTCACCGAGGAGGAGCGGGCGGCGGGCGACACCATGCTGATCTGCGTCTCCCGGGCCCGCACGCCCCGGCTCACGCTGGAGCTGTGAGCGGCTGACCGGGTGCGATGATGGCCGGGTGCGCGCCCAACCCGGACGGTCGGTCACGAGCAAGGTGCTGGCGCTGCTGGACGCGTTCAGCCCGGCCGACCCGGCGCTGACCCTGAGCGAGCTGGCCCGCCGGGCCGGGTTGCCGTTGCCGACCGCGCACCGGCGGGTCGCGGAGCTGGTCGCGTGGGGGGCGCTGGAGCGGGGCGACGACGCGCGGTACCGGATCGGCCTGCGGCTCTGGGAGGTGGGCTCGCTCGCCCCGCGGGGCCTGGGGCTGCGCGAGCTGGCCCTGCCGGTGATGGAAGACCTGTACGAGGTCACCCACGAGAACGTTCAGCTCGCCGTCCGGCAGGACCTGGAACTCGTCTTCATCGAACGGATCGCCGGCCGGCACGCGGTGCCGGTGCTGACCCGCGTCGGTGGCCGCTTCGCGCTGCACGCCACCGGCGTCGGGCTGGTCCTGCTCGCCTACGCCCCCGCCGACGTCCAGGAGCAGGTCCTGGCCGCTCCGCTGGAGCGCTACACCGAGCTGACAATCGTCGACGCCCGGCGGTTGCGTCGCGGCCTCGCCGAGGTGCGTCACACCGGGTACGCGATCAGCGACCGGCAGGTCACGATGGACGCCCTCTCGGTGGCCGCGCCGATCCACGGCCCGGACGGCGTCGTGGCCGCGATCTCGCTGGTGGTCGCGCACGACCGGGCGGACCCGGTGGCGTTGGCACCGCTGGTGCAGGCCGCCGGCCGGGTCATCTCCCGGGCTCTCGGCGCGCCGTACGGCCGGGTCGTGACCGGGCCGGGTGCGGCCGTCACCGCCACGTCATGAGACGCAGTAACGTATCCGGGTGTCCGTCGTCCGTCCCGCCTCACCGCCGGCTCGTCCCCGCTCGCACGAGGGCGGGTCACGGTGGTGACGAACGATGGCCGGCGGGAGCAGCACCCCGGGTCGCCGGCCGATCGCTCGTCGGCGGCGGTCGGGCGGGCGCGGGCCCAGCGACTGCTGGTGACGCTGCTCGGCGACCACTGGCACGCCGGCCGGTCCCCACTGCCCTCCGGAGGTCTGGTCGCGGTGCTGGCCGAGTTCGGCATCGCGCCGGCCAACGCACGCGCGACGCTCAGCCGGTTGACCCAGCGGGGGCTGCTCCAGCGGAGCAAGGAGGGCCGGCGGACCAGCTACCGGCTGACCGAGCCGGCGTGGCAGACCCTCCAGCGTGGCGCCCGGCGCATCTTCGCCGCGACCGACGAGGACGCCTGGGACGGCAGCTGGACGCTTATCGCGTTCACCTCGCCCCTGGACGACGCGAACCAGCGCCGGCTGCTCCGGGCCCGGTTGCGCTGGTTGACGTTCTGGCCGCTGTACGACGGGACCTGGGTGACGCCGCACGACCGGTTCGACGAGGTGCGTGAACAGCTGAGCGAACTCGGCGTCACCGACGCGGTGCTGCTGCGCGCCACCGACCTGGAACTGTTGCCCAGCGGCAGGGCGCGGCTCGAGGCCGCGTGGCGCATCGACGAGGTCGCCGCCGGCTACCAGACGTTCCTGCGGCGCTACCGGGACGTGGCCGGCAGGGCCGCCGCCGGTCGGGTGGGGCCGGTGGAGGCGCTCGTCCAGCGCACCGAGCTGGTCAACGACTGGCGTGCCCTGGTGGGCGACGATCCCGACCTGCCGGTCAAGTTCCTGCCCCCGTCGTTCCCGCGTGCCGAGGCGCGGGTGTTGTTCCTGGGCACCTCCGAGGCGTTGTCCCGGCCGGCCCAGCTTCGTTTCGAGGCACTCGTCCGGACACCCGACGAGGCCTGAGGCCGGCCGCGCCCGGCGGTGCCCCACACCGCCCTGATCGAGGGGACGACCCGGGCCGATCCGCCGTCCGTCGACACCGCCCGGCTCCGTCGTACGTGGATACTCCGCCGTACATGGATACATTGCAAAGTCATTGACGTGCGATCAGATTTCGCATTATGTTTTCCGCACGCATGTGACCAGGAGGTCCAGCCGTCCGTCCCCGGCTGAAAGGGGTCCTGTCGTGCACTTCCGTCGATTCGAGGAGAGAACCAGGCAACGATCTTCGAGGGTGGCGCTGGCCGCGTTCGTCGTAGCGGCACTCGTCGCTGGCCCCACCGCGCCGGCCATCGCCACACCGGGCGCCCGGCACGGCACCGACCGTACGTTCGCCGTGGAGGTCCTCTCCGGCCGAGCGGACACGATCAGTGGTGGTGACGCGCTGGTGCGCGTCCGCGTGCCCCGCAACGTCTCCCCGCACCGGGTGAAGATCCGGGTCGGCGGCCGGGACGTCACCGCCACGTTCCACCCCCGGGGAGACAAGCGGACGCTGCTCGGCCTCGTGGACGGGCTGGCGTTGGGCCGCAACCTGCTCGAGATCCGCGCCAACGGGCACGGCCACGGGCACGGCCACGGCCACGGCCACGGCCGCCCCCGGGCCGCGCTGACGTTGGTCAACCACCCCGCCGAGGGGCCGGTGTTCTCCGGGCCCCACATCCCGCTCTTCTGCACCGCGTCGGGCAACCCCTGGCAGCTGGGCCCGGTCGACGAGAACTGCCACGTGGCGCAGCCGCAGGTGACCTACCAGTACCGCACCACCGCCGGCGGCTTCGCGACCCTGCCCGACGGCCCGCCGCCGGGCGACCTCGCCACCACCACGACCACCGACGGCAGGGCGGTCCCGTACGTCGTGCGGATCGAGCGCGGCACCATCAACCGGGCGGTGTACGAGATCGCCCTGCTCCACGAGCCGGGCACCGCGGTTCCCGACCCGTGGACGGCGACCTCCGGCTGGAACGACCGGCTGGTCTACACCTTCGGCGGCGCCTGCGGCATCGGGCACACCCAGGCCACCAGCACCGGTGGCGTGCTGAACGACACCCTGCTGAGCCGGGGCTACGCGGTGGCCAGCGCGACGTTCAACGTCTTCGCCAACAACTGCAACGACGTCACCTCCGCCGAGACCGCCATGATGGTCAAGGAGCACTTCGTCGAGGCGTACGGCGCGCCCGACTTCACCATGGGCTGGGGCGGCTCGGCCGGCACCATGCAGCAACTGCTGATCGCCAACGCCTACCCCGGCATCCTGGACGGCGTCATCGGCCAGATCGGCTATCCCGACGAGCGCTCGGTGACGCTCACCGGCCACGAGTGCCGCTTCATCTCGCAGGCCGCCACCGCCGCCGGGCTGTCGACCGCCCAACGGACCGCCGTGACCGGGTTCGCCAGCCCGAACACCTGCTTCGGCTACCAGTTCTTCGACAGCGTCGACTGGCCCGCCACCTGCCCGAACCACATCCCGGCGGCCCTGCGCTACCACCCGGACAGCAACCCGGGCGGCATCCGCTGCGCCATGGCGGACTTCGTCTCCAACGTGTACGGCGTCGACCCGGCCACCGGTGCCGGGCGCCCGATCATCCCGGACACCGTCGGCGTGCAGTACGGCCTGCGGACGCTCGAGGCGGGCGTCATCAGCCCCGAGCAGTTCGTGACCCTGAACGAGGGCATCGGCGGCCTGGACGTCGACGGCAACCGCACGCCGGAGCGCACCTCGGCGAACGTCGGCGCGATCAGGACCGCGTACGCGACCGGCCGCATCAACCAGTTCGACGGTGGTCTGCGCTGGACACCCGTCATCGAGACGCGCAACTACACCGACCCCACCGGCGACTTCCACGACCGGTTCCGGTCGTGGACCATGCGCGAGCGGCTGCTGAAGGCCAACCGACGCGCCGACAACCACGTCAGCATCACCAGCCCGTCCGGGGCCGCCGCCGCGGCGACCCAGGTACGCGCGCTGGCCGACATGGACGCCTGGCTGACCGCCCGGGCCGAGTTGGCGGCGGCCCGCCCGCACCTGCCCGCCGTCGAACTCACCCGGCGATCCCGGCCGGCCGGACTGGCCGACGGCTGTGTCGCACCCAGCGGCGAGCAGATCGTGGAGAGGCTGACGCTCGACCCGACCGCCCGATGCAACCAACTCTTCCCGTACCACCGCAACCCGCGGGTGGTCGCGGGTGGACCGACCAGCTCCGACGTGGTCAAGTGCAAGGTGCGACGGCTGGACCGGTCACGCTACGACGCCACCTTCACCGACGAGCAGTGGCAGCGCCTGCGGGCGGTCTTCCCGGCCGGTGTCTGTGACTGGTCGAGGCCCGGGGTCGCCCAGGTGCCGCTCGCGGACACCTGGATCCGCTTCTGACCGCCACACCCGTCATCGATGCCCGGGACCGGGCGGCGTCACCACGGCGCCGCCCGGTCGCGGTGCCCGGCGATGCGGGTCGGCCCCGGGTCGACGTCCGGCCGCGGCCCGGTGGTCATACTGGCCCCGTGCGACCGGATCAGGTGGGAAAGGCCAGCAGCCGCAGCAACTGCGCCAGCCGCTCGTGGTCCGCGGGCGTCACGGCGGCCAGCAGCCCGAGTTCCACGGCGCGCGCGGACTCCTGGGCGCGGGCGAAGAGCGCCCGACCCGCGTCGGTCGCGACCAGGACGTTGGCGCGCCGATCGGCCGGGTCGGTGCGCCGCTCGACCAGCCCGCGCCGCTCAAGGTCGTCGATGAGCGCGACGACCTGGCTCGGATCGAGCCGCAGGAACTCGGCGAGCTCCCGCTGCGTGGGGTGGGCGTCCTCGGCGGCCAGCGCGAGCACGGAGTAGGACCGGGCCTTGAGCCCGTGGGCGGCGAGGGCGGCGTTCGCCGCTGCGAGCGTGAGCGCGTTGGCCCGGGCGAGCAGGAAGCTCAGGTCCCCGCCGAGCACGCTGTCCCGCAGGCCGTCCGTTCCGGCCGGCCGGATCTTCTCGGTAGGGGGCATGGCGACGATGGTAGCAAGCTTCACAAATAATTGACATTTTCAACGGTCTGTGCTGCGATCGGCTTCGACGCGAAGGAGTTCCCATGTCCCTGGACGACAAAGTCGCCATCGTCACCGGATCTGGACGCGGTCTCGGCCTCGCCTACGCGCAGGAGCTGGCCCGGCGGGGCGCGTCCGTCGTGGTGAACGACGTCGACGAGGAGGCCGCCAGCGAGGCCGTCGCGGCCATCCAGGCGCTCGGCGGCAAGGCCGTGGCGGTGGTCGCCCCGGTCGGCCCGACCGCGACCGCGAAGCAGCTCGTCGGCACGGCGGTCGAGACCTTCGGCCGGCTCGACATGCTCGTCACCAACGCCGGCGTGCTGCGCGACACGGTGTTGTGGAAGATGAGCGACGAGGACTTCGACACCGTCATCGACGTGCATCTGCGCGGCACCTTCACCACGGTCCGCGAAGCGGTGCTGCACATGCGGCAGGCCGGCGAGGGCGGGCGGATCGTCTGCATCGGCTCCCCCACCGGTCAGCGGGGCAACTTCGGCCAGACCAACTACGCCGCCGCCAAGGCCGGCATCGTCGGCATGGTGCGCACCTGGGCGATCGAGCTCAAGCGCGCCGGCATCACCGCCAACGCCGTCGTCCCGGTCGCCGCGACCGCGATGACCGCCACCGTCCCCTACTTCGCCGCCGCCGTGACGGCCGAGGCAAAGGGTGAGCCGGTGCCGACGTTCTTCCGGCACGACCTCGGGTTCGGCACCGCCGAGGACGTCGCCGGGCTCATCGCGTTCCTCGGCTCCGACTCGGCCGCGACGGTGACCGGGCAGGTGATCGGGGTCGGCGGCGACCGGATCCAGATCTGGACCCATCCGGAGGCCGCGCTCAGCGCGTACCGGGCGGGCGGCTGGAGCTACGACGCGCTGGTCGAGGCGTGGTCGACGGAGTTCGGCGGTGCGTTGCAGAGTGTCGGCGAGCGCTTCCCGGAACTCCCCGAGGAGTTCTCCTCCACCACCGCCTCCTGACCCGCTGACGAAGGTTCCGACCATGTACCAGCCCGCGATCGATCCCGACGCCGTCACCGCGATCGACATGCACGTGCACATCGAGGTCGACGACGACGGCCACGCCTCGCTGCCCGCCCCGCTCGTGGAGGCGGCGTCGAAGTACTTCCGGACGGACGGGCCACGGCCGGCGGTCGACGCGGTGGCGCGGTACTACCGGGAACGCCGGATGGCCGCCGTCGTGTTCACCGTGGACGCCCGCACGCAACTGGACCACCGTCCGTTGTCGAGCGTCGACATCGCCCGCGCGGCGTCCGAGCACGCCGACGCGCTCATCCCCTTCGGCTCGGTCGATCCGCGCTGCGGCGAGGCGGCACTGGAACTCGCCGCCCGGCTCATCGAGGACGAGGGCGTACGCGGCTTCAAGTTCCACCCCACGGTGCAGGGTTTCGACCCGAGCCGTGAGGAGTACGCGCCGCTGTGGGGTCTGCTCGAGAAGGCCGGCGTTCCTGCCCTGTTCCACACCGGCCAGACCGGCATCGGTGCGGGGCTGCCGGGAGGCTACGGCTTCCGGCTCGGGCTGTCGAACCCGATGCTGCTCGACCCGATCGCCGCGGAGTTCCCGCAGTTGCAGATCATCATGGCGCACCCGTCGGTGCCCTGGCAGGACGAGGCGTTGTCGGTGGCGACGCACAAGCACAACACCTGGATCGATCTGTCCGGCTGGAGCCCGAAGTACTTCCCCGCGTCGCTGGTGCGCCACGCCAACTCGATGCTGAAGCGCCGGGTGCTCTTCGGCACCGACTTCCCCCTGCTCACCCCGGATCGTTGGCTGCGCGACGTGGCCGGCACCGAGCTCAAGCCCGACGTGCTTCCTGGCATCC is a genomic window of Micromonospora tarapacensis containing:
- a CDS encoding PDR/VanB family oxidoreductase, with the protein product MSGDELAGTELVVAARDEVATNVVVLTLRRPGGGDLPGWTPGAHVGLELDPDLVRQYSLCGDPADRSALHVAVQLEPGGRGGSRHVHERLTPGTAVRVRGPRNNFRLVAAQRYLFIAGGIGITPIRPMVAAADLAGADWRLVYGGRSRATMAFAAALRARYGDRVSLCPQDETGLLDLDGLLHRPPDGLVYCCGPEALIDAVQQRCRAWPPGRLHVERFAPVAADAGVEAAVEAAVEVELTLSGRMVTVPPGTPILRAVEEAGVQVLSSCREGTCGTCETTVLAGVPDHRDSLLTEEERAAGDTMLICVSRARTPRLTLEL
- a CDS encoding DUF6351 family protein; translation: MHFRRFEERTRQRSSRVALAAFVVAALVAGPTAPAIATPGARHGTDRTFAVEVLSGRADTISGGDALVRVRVPRNVSPHRVKIRVGGRDVTATFHPRGDKRTLLGLVDGLALGRNLLEIRANGHGHGHGHGHGHGRPRAALTLVNHPAEGPVFSGPHIPLFCTASGNPWQLGPVDENCHVAQPQVTYQYRTTAGGFATLPDGPPPGDLATTTTTDGRAVPYVVRIERGTINRAVYEIALLHEPGTAVPDPWTATSGWNDRLVYTFGGACGIGHTQATSTGGVLNDTLLSRGYAVASATFNVFANNCNDVTSAETAMMVKEHFVEAYGAPDFTMGWGGSAGTMQQLLIANAYPGILDGVIGQIGYPDERSVTLTGHECRFISQAATAAGLSTAQRTAVTGFASPNTCFGYQFFDSVDWPATCPNHIPAALRYHPDSNPGGIRCAMADFVSNVYGVDPATGAGRPIIPDTVGVQYGLRTLEAGVISPEQFVTLNEGIGGLDVDGNRTPERTSANVGAIRTAYATGRINQFDGGLRWTPVIETRNYTDPTGDFHDRFRSWTMRERLLKANRRADNHVSITSPSGAAAAATQVRALADMDAWLTARAELAAARPHLPAVELTRRSRPAGLADGCVAPSGEQIVERLTLDPTARCNQLFPYHRNPRVVAGGPTSSDVVKCKVRRLDRSRYDATFTDEQWQRLRAVFPAGVCDWSRPGVAQVPLADTWIRF
- a CDS encoding SDR family oxidoreductase codes for the protein MSLDDKVAIVTGSGRGLGLAYAQELARRGASVVVNDVDEEAASEAVAAIQALGGKAVAVVAPVGPTATAKQLVGTAVETFGRLDMLVTNAGVLRDTVLWKMSDEDFDTVIDVHLRGTFTTVREAVLHMRQAGEGGRIVCIGSPTGQRGNFGQTNYAAAKAGIVGMVRTWAIELKRAGITANAVVPVAATAMTATVPYFAAAVTAEAKGEPVPTFFRHDLGFGTAEDVAGLIAFLGSDSAATVTGQVIGVGGDRIQIWTHPEAALSAYRAGGWSYDALVEAWSTEFGGALQSVGERFPELPEEFSSTTAS
- a CDS encoding amidohydrolase family protein, with the translated sequence MYQPAIDPDAVTAIDMHVHIEVDDDGHASLPAPLVEAASKYFRTDGPRPAVDAVARYYRERRMAAVVFTVDARTQLDHRPLSSVDIARAASEHADALIPFGSVDPRCGEAALELAARLIEDEGVRGFKFHPTVQGFDPSREEYAPLWGLLEKAGVPALFHTGQTGIGAGLPGGYGFRLGLSNPMLLDPIAAEFPQLQIIMAHPSVPWQDEALSVATHKHNTWIDLSGWSPKYFPASLVRHANSMLKRRVLFGTDFPLLTPDRWLRDVAGTELKPDVLPGILKDNAARLLKLARKEGP
- a CDS encoding MarR family winged helix-turn-helix transcriptional regulator; protein product: MPPTEKIRPAGTDGLRDSVLGGDLSFLLARANALTLAAANAALAAHGLKARSYSVLALAAEDAHPTQRELAEFLRLDPSQVVALIDDLERRGLVERRTDPADRRANVLVATDAGRALFARAQESARAVELGLLAAVTPADHERLAQLLRLLAFPT
- a CDS encoding PaaX family transcriptional regulator, with amino-acid sequence MTNDGRREQHPGSPADRSSAAVGRARAQRLLVTLLGDHWHAGRSPLPSGGLVAVLAEFGIAPANARATLSRLTQRGLLQRSKEGRRTSYRLTEPAWQTLQRGARRIFAATDEDAWDGSWTLIAFTSPLDDANQRRLLRARLRWLTFWPLYDGTWVTPHDRFDEVREQLSELGVTDAVLLRATDLELLPSGRARLEAAWRIDEVAAGYQTFLRRYRDVAGRAAAGRVGPVEALVQRTELVNDWRALVGDDPDLPVKFLPPSFPRAEARVLFLGTSEALSRPAQLRFEALVRTPDEA
- a CDS encoding IclR family transcriptional regulator; its protein translation is MRAQPGRSVTSKVLALLDAFSPADPALTLSELARRAGLPLPTAHRRVAELVAWGALERGDDARYRIGLRLWEVGSLAPRGLGLRELALPVMEDLYEVTHENVQLAVRQDLELVFIERIAGRHAVPVLTRVGGRFALHATGVGLVLLAYAPADVQEQVLAAPLERYTELTIVDARRLRRGLAEVRHTGYAISDRQVTMDALSVAAPIHGPDGVVAAISLVVAHDRADPVALAPLVQAAGRVISRALGAPYGRVVTGPGAAVTATS